The Microterricola viridarii nucleotide sequence GCCCATCCGCGACGAGATCAAGGCGCGCGTCGAGGCGCTGCTGGCTGGGCTGCTGCCCGCCTAGGCGATCGGCACCAACCCGTTGGTCGAGTAGCGAGGAACGAGCGTATCGAGACCTCGCACGGGGCTCGGTTTCTGGCGCTGGCGCGGTCTCGATACGGCCCTGGCGGGCCTACTCGACCAGCGGGGGATGGCTGTCCCGGCTGGCTGGGCTGCTGCCCGCCTAGTCGACCGGGGTCGTGTGCAGCTCGACGTGGCGCAGGTAGCCAACGGCATTGTTGCGGATGCCGTCGCGCTCGGCATCCGTCAGCGCGCGCCGCACCTTCGCCGGCACCCCGGCCACGAGCGAGCCGGGCGGAACGATCGTGCCCTCGAGCACCACGGCCCCGGCGGCCACGAGCGAGCCGGCGCCGATGACCGCGCCGTTCAGCACCGTCGCCGACATGCCGACGAGGCTGTCGTCCTCGATCGTGCAGCCGTGCAGCACGGCGCCGTGCCCGACGGACACGTTGCGGCCGATCGTGAGCGGGTACCCGGCGTCGACGTGGCAGGAGACGTTGTCCTGCAGGTTGGAACCGGCGCCCAGGGTGATGGGCTCCTGCTCCGCCCTGAGCACCGCGTTGTACCAGACGCTGGAATCCTCGGCCAGGATCACCCGGCCGACGATCACGGCGCCGGCGGCCACGAAGGCCGACTCGGCGATCTCGGGGGCCGGCAGGCCGTTCAGCGGGAGCACGCGCGCGAGCGGATCGATGTTCATGTCGCCAGCCTAATCTGCGCCGGCCGCCCTAGGATCGGGGCATGGTGAACACCGAACATCCCGCTGTCGACCGTGTGCGCGAGGCTCTGGCCGCGCACGGCGTGACCCCCGAGATCCGCTGGTTCGAGGAGGCGACGCCCACCGCGCAGGCGGCGGCCGACGCCATCGGCATCGAGGTGGGCCAGATCGCGAACTCGCTCGTCTTCACGCTGGACGGGGAGCCGCTGCTCGTGCTGACCTCCGGCGCGCACCGCGTCGACACCGCCTGGCTGGGCGAGCAGCTCGGCGGCACGATCGCCCGGGCGAGCAAGGAGACGGTGAAGGAGGCCACCGGCCAGGTGATCGGCGGGGTGGCCCCGCTCGGGCACCCGGCGCCCGTGCGCACCCTGGTCGACGTGGCCCTGGAGGGGTACGGCGAGGTGTGGGCGGCCGCCGGGCACGCGCACACCGTCTTCCCGACCAGCTACACCGAGCTGCTGCGCGTCACCGGCGGCACCCCGATCGCCGTCGAACCGCCCGCCTGAGCGACCGCCCGCGCCTCAGAAGATCCGGACGCCGACCTCCGCCGGTGCCGCGAGCAGCCCCTCGATCTCGTCGTCCAGCTTGACGAGGGTGATCGAGGCCCCCGCCATGTCGAGCGAGGTGCAGTACTCGCCGACGTAGCTGCGGGCCACGCTGATGCCGAGGGCTTCCAGCTTGTCGTGGGCGATGCCGTAGACCAGGTACAGCTCGCTGATGGGCGTGCCGCCGAGCCCGTTGACCATCAGGGCGACGCGGTCGCCGGCGACGAACGGCAGGTCGGTGATGACCGGGTCGAGCAGGATGTCGACGAGCTCGTTCGCGGGGGCGATCTTCGCCCGCCGCCGGCCGGGCTCGCCGTGGATGCCGACGCCGATCTCGATCTCGTCCGGGCCCAGCTCGAACAGCGGGGCGCCCTTCGCCGGGGGCGTGCAGGCCGTCAGCGCCAACCCCATCGAGCGCGTCACCGACACCACCTTCTCGCCGATGCGCATGAGCTCGTCCAGGTCTGCCCCCGCCTCCGCCGCCGCGCCGACCGCCTTGATGACGAAGAAGTTGCCCGCGACGCCGCGCCGGCCGACGGTCCAGGTGGAGTCCTTGACCGCGACGTCGTCGTCGATGAACAGGGTCTTCACGGTGATGCCGTCGGCGAGGCTGAGTTCTTGGGCCATGTCGAAGGCCATCCGGTCACCGGTGTAGTTGTTGACGAGCAGCAGCACGCCCTTGGCCGAGTTCACCAGCTTCGTGGTCTCGTAGACGTAGTCCATCGGGGGCGCGGCGAACACGTCGCCCGGGCAGGCGGCGTCCAGCATGCCCGGCCCCACCACCATGACGTGGGCCGGCTCGTGCCCAGAGCCCGAGCCCTGCACGATCGACACCTTGTCGTCGCTCGGCCCGCTCTTGCGCATGATGAGGTTGTACTCCGGCACGTACGTCAGGGTGTCTGGATTGGCCAGTGCGAGCCCCTTGAGCATCTCCGGTACGAACTGCTGGGGGTCGTTGACGAATTTCTTCATGGGATTTCCTCCACGGATCGGTGCTGCTGTTCTCAGTTGGTGGTGCTCTGTTGCGTGTGTTCTGGGGAATCCCAGTTCGCGGCCAGGGCCTCCGCGATCACCGCGACGGCGACGCCCCCGGCATCCGGCGAGCCGATGCTGCGCTCGCCGGTGTAGGCCGCCCGCCCGCGCTTGGCGATCATCGGGGCCGTCGCCTCGGCTGCGGCCCGGGCGGATGCCGCGGCCGAGGCCATGACGGCCGCGCCGCCCTCGCCGTTCGCGACCCCCTGCTCGATCGCATCCGTCATGGGCGCGAGCACGTCGAGCAGCGTCTTGTCGCCGAGGGAGGCGCCGCCGCGCGCCATGATGCCCTCCATCGCCGAGCGCAGCATCGCCACGACGTCGTCGCCGCCGAGTTCGCCACCGTTTGCCTTCGCCACCGACGCGGAGCGCAGGAACGCCGTGCCCCAGATGGGCCCGGAGGTGCCGCCGATCCGGCCGGTGATCGTGATGCCCACCTTCTGCAGGAACGTGCCGGCGTCGGTGCGGTCGAAGCTGTCCCAGTCCTTCAGCACGATTTCGAAGCCACGCGCGAGCGAGAACCCCAGGTCCCCGTCGCCGACGACGGAGTCGAGGTCGCCGAAGTACTTCTCGTTGTCGACGGCGGTC carries:
- a CDS encoding gamma carbonic anhydrase family protein, with protein sequence MNIDPLARVLPLNGLPAPEIAESAFVAAGAVIVGRVILAEDSSVWYNAVLRAEQEPITLGAGSNLQDNVSCHVDAGYPLTIGRNVSVGHGAVLHGCTIEDDSLVGMSATVLNGAVIGAGSLVAAGAVVLEGTIVPPGSLVAGVPAKVRRALTDAERDGIRNNAVGYLRHVELHTTPVD
- a CDS encoding YbaK/EbsC family protein, whose translation is MVNTEHPAVDRVREALAAHGVTPEIRWFEEATPTAQAAADAIGIEVGQIANSLVFTLDGEPLLVLTSGAHRVDTAWLGEQLGGTIARASKETVKEATGQVIGGVAPLGHPAPVRTLVDVALEGYGEVWAAAGHAHTVFPTSYTELLRVTGGTPIAVEPPA
- the dhaK gene encoding dihydroxyacetone kinase subunit DhaK, giving the protein MKKFVNDPQQFVPEMLKGLALANPDTLTYVPEYNLIMRKSGPSDDKVSIVQGSGSGHEPAHVMVVGPGMLDAACPGDVFAAPPMDYVYETTKLVNSAKGVLLLVNNYTGDRMAFDMAQELSLADGITVKTLFIDDDVAVKDSTWTVGRRGVAGNFFVIKAVGAAAEAGADLDELMRIGEKVVSVTRSMGLALTACTPPAKGAPLFELGPDEIEIGVGIHGEPGRRRAKIAPANELVDILLDPVITDLPFVAGDRVALMVNGLGGTPISELYLVYGIAHDKLEALGISVARSYVGEYCTSLDMAGASITLVKLDDEIEGLLAAPAEVGVRIF
- the dhaL gene encoding dihydroxyacetone kinase subunit DhaL, giving the protein MTSLSDAEFIVRTIAQTAVDNEKYFGDLDSVVGDGDLGFSLARGFEIVLKDWDSFDRTDAGTFLQKVGITITGRIGGTSGPIWGTAFLRSASVAKANGGELGGDDVVAMLRSAMEGIMARGGASLGDKTLLDVLAPMTDAIEQGVANGEGGAAVMASAAASARAAAEATAPMIAKRGRAAYTGERSIGSPDAGGVAVAVIAEALAANWDSPEHTQQSTTN